In Myxococcus stipitatus, the following are encoded in one genomic region:
- a CDS encoding fibronectin type III domain-containing protein has translation MQGRRFSWLLLGLCTAAVGCLDDPEEEGRAVRVKSVQRHVMPGEAKEVPWDSSAPPLEMFRLEGENYVPVAGTVDAEGRSVFDDAPAGTYFLRRGASMVVTDAREVDLSTHTLGRPDVDSFTREPALDLSVNGLEPWVASESYPSELDFMSENVGAFAAMRTSAREGETAILDSAPGVQISLNMSTRFTGTKGDGAWILQRTPRVWETVQGGARVTYDSVGRALNTEHFTYEGSGPLRLTGTLKTLPMKELSLDWKVPSFMALASEVNPAAVGGRSSFYIFPAPHGLAHGAVGFSGWLLGMSTPAEPTQLTGRFVYGNPYPSSWPEVAAATVTFMVPLETSGEAPYSTRATLSVTGAPSALASGALLPLVQPPQKLMVDGQDASTARGFSSESVVLQWQAPARGTPNAYEVSVLSLTGASGSRSEKRVLSIAMDGGTTSVRIPKGTLVRDERYFFRVRAIQAPGYNAKGRPFIFTGNATSATADAVSGLLTFQ, from the coding sequence ATGCAAGGGCGTCGTTTTTCGTGGTTGCTCCTGGGGCTGTGTACCGCGGCGGTGGGGTGCTTGGATGACCCGGAGGAAGAGGGCCGCGCGGTCCGGGTGAAGAGTGTGCAGCGCCATGTGATGCCCGGCGAGGCCAAGGAGGTTCCATGGGATTCCTCCGCTCCGCCCCTGGAGATGTTCCGCCTGGAGGGCGAGAACTACGTGCCCGTGGCTGGGACGGTGGACGCGGAAGGGCGGTCCGTGTTCGACGACGCACCCGCGGGGACGTACTTCCTGCGGCGCGGTGCCAGCATGGTCGTCACGGATGCTCGCGAGGTGGACCTGAGCACCCATACCCTGGGCCGGCCGGATGTCGATTCATTCACGCGTGAGCCGGCGCTGGACCTGTCTGTGAATGGGCTCGAGCCGTGGGTGGCTTCAGAGTCCTATCCCTCCGAGCTGGACTTCATGTCCGAGAACGTGGGGGCCTTTGCCGCGATGCGCACGTCCGCCCGGGAAGGCGAGACGGCGATTCTCGACTCGGCGCCCGGCGTGCAGATCTCCCTGAACATGTCGACGCGGTTCACCGGCACGAAGGGGGATGGGGCGTGGATTCTTCAGCGGACGCCCCGTGTCTGGGAGACGGTGCAGGGTGGGGCTCGGGTGACGTATGACTCCGTGGGGCGGGCCCTGAATACGGAGCACTTCACGTATGAGGGGAGCGGGCCGCTGCGTCTGACGGGGACACTCAAGACTTTGCCCATGAAGGAGCTGTCGTTGGATTGGAAGGTGCCATCCTTCATGGCCCTCGCGTCGGAGGTGAACCCGGCGGCGGTCGGTGGCCGCTCGTCGTTCTATATCTTCCCCGCGCCCCATGGATTGGCGCATGGCGCGGTCGGATTCTCGGGATGGCTCCTGGGGATGTCCACGCCCGCGGAGCCCACGCAGCTGACCGGCCGCTTCGTCTACGGCAATCCCTATCCGTCCTCGTGGCCGGAGGTCGCGGCCGCCACCGTGACGTTCATGGTGCCGCTGGAGACTTCGGGAGAGGCGCCTTACTCCACCCGGGCGACCCTCTCCGTGACGGGGGCTCCCTCCGCGCTGGCCTCGGGGGCGCTGCTTCCGCTGGTGCAGCCGCCCCAGAAGTTGATGGTGGATGGGCAGGATGCCTCGACCGCGCGTGGCTTCTCCTCGGAGTCCGTCGTCCTTCAATGGCAGGCTCCCGCGCGTGGGACTCCGAACGCCTATGAGGTGAGTGTCCTCTCGTTGACCGGAGCTTCGGGCAGCCGCTCCGAGAAGCGGGTGCTCTCCATCGCGATGGATGGCGGCACCACGTCCGTGCGGATTCCGAAGGGAACACTCGTGCGGGATGAGCGGTACTTCTTCAGGGTCCGCGCCATCCAGGCCCCGGGCTACAACGCGAAGGGGCGGCCGTTCATCTTCACGGGGAACGCCACCTCGGCAACGGCGGACGCGGTGAGTGGACTGCTGACCTTCCAGTAG
- a CDS encoding bestrophin family protein: MIVRPRMHWLRMLFVWRGSVAPRILPRLVFFLALSLLAVALGPLPFSLKEGSLALLGVALAIFLGFRNSTAYDRFWEARKLWGSLTIVSRSFMRQALTHPTPALSTEEKREVADLLRALAMTLNHQLRGTQVALESLPPGMRECVAAADHRPAKVILALSQWVAKLRHAGRLSEILVTSFDDNLDRLSEVQGGCERIASTPIPYVYSVMLHRTVYIYSLLLPFALAGSLGWSTPLVSVFVSYTFIALDTVTAELEDPFGREPNDLPLDALTRAIERAVLEMADEPLPPPLRPDDKFLLT, translated from the coding sequence ATGATTGTCCGTCCGCGAATGCACTGGCTTCGCATGTTGTTCGTCTGGCGCGGCTCGGTGGCGCCGCGCATCCTGCCCCGCCTGGTGTTCTTCCTCGCCCTGAGCCTGTTGGCGGTGGCCCTGGGCCCGCTTCCGTTCTCCCTGAAGGAAGGGTCCCTGGCGTTGCTGGGTGTCGCGCTGGCCATCTTCCTCGGGTTTCGCAACAGCACGGCCTATGACCGCTTCTGGGAGGCGCGGAAGCTGTGGGGCTCGCTGACCATCGTCTCGCGCTCCTTCATGCGGCAGGCGCTGACCCATCCGACGCCCGCGCTCTCCACCGAGGAGAAGCGCGAGGTGGCCGACCTGCTGCGCGCGCTGGCCATGACGCTCAACCACCAGCTGCGGGGCACCCAGGTCGCGCTCGAGTCGCTGCCTCCGGGCATGCGCGAGTGCGTGGCGGCCGCGGACCATCGCCCCGCCAAGGTCATCCTGGCCCTGAGCCAGTGGGTGGCGAAGCTGCGGCATGCGGGCCGCTTGAGCGAGATACTGGTGACGTCGTTCGACGACAACCTGGACCGGCTCTCCGAGGTGCAGGGCGGGTGTGAGCGCATCGCCAGCACGCCCATCCCGTATGTCTACAGCGTGATGTTGCACCGGACGGTGTACATCTACAGCCTGCTGTTGCCCTTTGCCCTGGCCGGCAGCCTGGGCTGGTCCACGCCGCTCGTGTCCGTGTTTGTTTCGTATACGTTCATCGCGCTCGACACGGTGACGGCGGAGCTGGAGGACCCGTTCGGCAGGGAACCCAATGACCTGCCGCTCGATGCGCTGACGCGCGCCATCGAGCGAGCGGTGCTGGAGATGGCGGACGAACCCCTCCCGCCCCCCCTGCGTCCGGATGACAAGTTCCTCCTGACGTGA